One segment of Solanum lycopersicum chromosome 1, SLM_r2.1 DNA contains the following:
- the LOC112941108 gene encoding uncharacterized protein — MCIEYRQFYKLKIRSSDIPKTTFFTQYGNYEFLVISFRLTNAAATFIDLMNGVFRPYLDSFVIVFIDDILVYSKTEEDHVRHLRIDVGFQWSDECEESFQKLKTLLTLDPVLTIPEEGVDFTVYCDASRVGLGGVLIQRDLNLRQRRWLEFLNDYDVTILFHPGKANVVADAFSRKTPSRGVLHLLIRAHQFDHEKLCLIRDNVFTGEAKEVVLDSDGVLRIEGRICMPKTGDLADKLCPLHYGSDEVYDREISRAIYHYNSSIQMSPFEALCGRRCRSPIGWFDSAEMDSLDTDLLRDAMEQGDHVWLRVSPMKGVMQFGKKGKLSPRFIGPFEILSRVGEVAYKLALPPILSAVHPVFHVSTLRKYIPDESHLLSLDSVELGPDLTFEKEPITIFDRQVQKLRTEEIASVKVLWKHQFVGEATWETESDMRARYPQLFEASCTLFPLTFEDKHDF; from the exons atgtgtattgagtACAGACAGTTCTACAAG ttgaagattaggtcatcagatatccctaagacaactTTTTTTACCCAGTATGGgaattatgagttcctagtgattTCCTTCAGATTGACTAATGCCGCTGCAACATTCATCGatttgatgaatggggtgtttcgaccataccttgattcttttgtgattgttttcatcgatgacatcttggtttactccaaGACTGAGGAAGACCATGTTCGACACTTGAGGATT GATGTGGGTTTTCAATGGTcagatgagtgtgaggagagctttcaaaagctcaagactttgttgactttgGATCCTGTGTTGACTATACCTGAggagggtgtagactttactgtgtattgtgatgcttcaagAGTTGGATTGGGTGGCGTGTTGAT ccagagggatttgaacttgaggcagcggagatggcttgagttttTGAACgattatgatgtgaccatttTGTTTCATCCAgggaaggccaatgttgtggctgatgctttcagtaggaagactcctagcaGGGGAGTCTTGCATCTCTTA ATCCGTGCGCACCAGTTTGATCATGagaaattatgtctcattcgagacaatGTATTTAcaggggaagctaaggaggttgtccttgattctgatggtgtcttgaggatcGAAGGCAGGATTTGTATGCCCAAGACAGGCGATTTG GCTGACAAACTCTGCCCACTTCATTATGGTTCTGATGAAGTATACGACAGAGAAATTAGTCGAGCTATATATCA TTATaactctagtatccagatgtCCCCATTTGAGGCTTTATGTGGCAGAAGGTGTAGATctccgattggttggtttgattcggcggagatggactctttggatacagacttgctcagagatgctatggagcaa ggtgatcatgtttggctccgagtatcacccatgaagggtgtgatgcagttcggaaagaagggcaagcttagtCCTAgattcattggaccttttgagattttaagccgagtgggagaggtggcatataagttggccttgccacctattttgtcggcagttcatcctgtttttcATGTCTCTACACTTCGGAAGTACattccggatgaatctcatTTGCTTTCACTTGATTCTGTGGAGttgggtccagacttgacatttgagAAGGAGCCTATAACTATTTTTGATAGGCAAGTTCAAAAGCTTAGAACCgaggagattgcttcagtgaaggtgctGTGGAAACACCAATTTGtgggagaggcaacttgggagacagagtctgacatgcgtgctAGATATCCAcaactttttgaagcttcaTGTACTTTATTTCCCCTTACGTTCGAGGacaaacatgatttttag